ATGCAGGCCGTATGCACCTGTACGAAATTCGTATCCATGGTGGATGCCTCCAAACGCGCGGAGTATATCGCCGGGCTTGAGGAGAGCATTGCCGTGGCGAAAAAGATCGGTGCGCCGTTCCTTATTACACAGGTGGGCAATGAGCTCTCCGGGGTCTCACGCGACGAACAGAAGCGTTCGCTTATCGACGGATTGAAAGCAGCAGTACCGCTCCTTGAGCGCGCAGGGATAACGCTCCTCGTCGAACCGCTCAATACGCAGTATGACCACAAGGGTTATTTCCTTGCGTACTCGCAGGAAGCCGCCGAGATCATAAGTGCCGCGGGATCGCAGAGGGTAAAGATGCTTTTCGATATCTATCATCAGCAGATAAATGAGGGCGACCTTATCAACAACATAAAGAAGCATCTGCCCCTCATCGGCCATTTTCACATCGCCGACCATCCGGGGCGCCATGAGATAGGCACCGGTGAGATCAATTATCAGAACGTCCTTGCTGCGATAAAGGCGTCGGGATATGCCGGCGCTGTCGGGATAGAGCTTTTCCCTCTCGACAAGGACCATGAGCGCGCGCTCAAGCGTTCGTCGCTCACCGTATAAGCACAAAAGGAGTTCCCTGTGGGCGTGATACTGTTCTTCGACGACTGGCCGCTCTGCTACGCCGAGAACGTTCGCCGCGTGATGGGAAAACCGAAATGGGTCCCTGAGGCGACGCTGGAAGACGTGCTTACCGAGGGGACGTGGAATTTTCCGTTCGTATGGTTCGATAAAAAAGACCGTCTCTGGAAAGCGATATACTGCGCTGCCGTTCCCGACGGCGAACGTCGTCCCGAGGGCTGGTTCCCGCGTAAGCAGGGCCTCATGTACGCAGAAAGCAATGACGGCATCGCATGGCAAAGGCCCGACGTATCATCGCGTCGCGATCCCTCCGGTGTCTATGTCGCGCCCAATCAGGTGTTCGGCACGCCTGACCATATCGACGGAGCACCGGTATTTCTCGATGAGCACGACCCCGATCCGAAGCGGCGCTTCAAGTACTTGTTCTGCGCGCACGGGAAGAAAGTGCAGGGGCTGGCGACGAGCCCGGACGGCATTTTCTGGACGATCGATACGTCGGTGACGATGGGCGACTACACGCTCGATTCGCCTATCACCGGATATTATAATCATGTGCGGGATTCGTACTGCATCTCGCGGCGGCTCCATTGCGGCGACAGGCGCGTGGCGCTGTTCGAAACAAAGGACTGGAAGAATTTCTCCATGCCGGAGATAGTGATGCACCCCGACGCGGAAGACCCGCCGCTTATGCAGTTCTACGGCATGCCGGTGTACCGCTATGAGAACATGTACCTGGGACTATTGTGGCGGCTCCATTGTCACCCGACCGAGGAGCTCGTGCACAAAGGCAATGTCGGCGGACCGCTCGACTGTGCGTTGGCGTATAGTTTCGACGGCTGGCATTTTTTTCGCGCAACGCATGCGC
This genomic window from Spirochaetota bacterium contains:
- a CDS encoding TIM barrel protein → MFHYSPCLDIFFKDLPFPERIKKVASMGYEFFEFWTWWDKDLNAIEKAMKESDMQAVCTCTKFVSMVDASKRAEYIAGLEESIAVAKKIGAPFLITQVGNELSGVSRDEQKRSLIDGLKAAVPLLERAGITLLVEPLNTQYDHKGYFLAYSQEAAEIISAAGSQRVKMLFDIYHQQINEGDLINNIKKHLPLIGHFHIADHPGRHEIGTGEINYQNVLAAIKASGYAGAVGIELFPLDKDHERALKRSSLTV